A stretch of DNA from Oncorhynchus kisutch isolate 150728-3 unplaced genomic scaffold, Okis_V2 scaffold816, whole genome shotgun sequence:
gtcagatgtatttaaacattatatttgtgtttgtcatattggtttatgggagatgttcatgggcagatcattgtagttcagatggtactgaagtgaagctgcctgatggatgtccagctgtttattttctataaagtgaagtgaacttattcctgtctcctgcctgcattattcccaacccgatcctgagtaactaagaacccatttctacctcttacagtatcaaacatagcaaactactatgttttatccaacatatttgtgttgagtccttgacagtgtcatcaacaaaactgattgaatgttcaaccaactctttttctccagagtctgtgcggcttgtggatggagctggtttctgctctgggagagtggaggtgaagtccaatcagtcctgggcctcagtgtgtgaagctgactttgaccggcaggatgcagaggtagtctgtagggatgttggctgtggggctcctgcagctctacaggggtggctctatggagaaggtgagggtcagacctgggataaagagttccagtgtaaaggcaaagagtcccttctcctggactgtgacacctcagacagagagaacaacacctgcctacctggtaatgctgttggactcacctgctcaggtaagaaacagtttgtcactcaatcaacattgtttctcacctggagtgaagaatatgagagacaatataggtgtgttttagtgagaaaatagtaagattactgtctctctcttttcttttctcagagcctgatgatgtgaggctggtgggaggaggcagtcgctgtgctggtggagtggagtggtacgaccagggagagtggaggactgtgggaACTGATGACTGGGACCAGAGGGATGtagctgcagtagtgtgtagacagaTGGGTTGTGTCTCCACTGTTTCAGTACCACCTggaaacaccactagagggattagAGTTTTCTGTTATGGGTCTGAGTCTTCACTGAGGGAGTGTAGAAGAATGTATGATCTCCGTCCTGAACTCACCgtgatctgctcaggtaataacaagatacactatatggccaatagtatgtggacatcagtggatttggctatttcagccacacctgacaggtgtatcaaattgagcccacagccatgaaatctccatagacaaatatcaGCAGTAAAATGTCCTTACTGAAGATGTCATAGAATTTCAACGTGGAACAtctcggagcaacaacggctcagccgtgaagtggtagacaacacaagctcacagaatggaccactgagtgctgaaccacgtagagcgtaaaaataatcctctgttgtaaaactcactgctgagttccacatactttagtccatgtattatatctccttcctggactcacagtgatctgctcaggaaatatcaacatattataattatattcaactgatttccttcattcatacaacttcctctgcacctctcatgatgactgtttaacttgtcagtctgctttactaaatagatcactcagtcaagtaggaacttacatatcccagaatgctttgtatttgagtgttatctcagtgaacgtctctactcactaccactgtcacatgtcatgttattgtcacatctaaatgaggaaagtagttgaggagctacgttttctttttctctcctcttgttccagatgtcctgcttcagcctgatatcaacatatgttgtctcagtgactgtaggcccactactcatgttgccctgtgagggagggtggctggcactgttacatgctgatgttattgtcatatctataggaaactagttgaagaggtttttcttgttctcttttattgttacagatctcctggtccagcctgatatcttcctgactgacccaatgggaggggtctccaggggccaccaggggcccgagatgttcaggggctacaacttcaccatcacctgctccactcagccacagtACCCAGGAGGCGCCTTCGTCCTCACGTTCACCGGTTCCAACAGaacccagacccagccagctgtcaatcactctgctgccttcctcttccctgctgcagatgactcccaccaagggaactacagctgtgtttatgacaattatgttttctctcataacttctcctctgagagtgagctcctctccctcaccatcacaggtaactgaacaggaaccagacttataactttgtcattgacagatttcccacagatctatgtgatgatgatcagtcccctcatcaaaggtgtttctgtttgcagcctctcctctgccagccttcatcatcagacacgttgtagtgctgctgatcctactGACAGCCATCACCACCATCTACCTGTACTACAAGGTAAAGACATTTACTCAGACGTTACAAGTCATTTAaactagagggagagggggagagagaatggagatactagagagtaaatgtctgactgttggtgctgtgtctccctagcccaccaggaggcagaagagagtgaacagggtgagcagcatggatctttatgtcaatgccatggagatggtctctctgagctccagagctgaagctggaccgggagaggagagagcagcccaggggaCGGAGTAGGAGGAGAATGAAGCTGACCCTACAagctgatcttaggtcagttttgtatttttaaatcGATGGTCAGCAGTGGACTGGTGTTTAAAATGTGGTGACAAACCAGAATTACTTTAACTTTCTAGAACCTTGGAAGAAATCTAAAAGGAGTGACTGCAACCACCATTATTCATTTGGTTTGTTTTTTACCACcagggtaacatggggttctgggtaacatggggttctgggtaacatggggttttgggtaacatggggttttgggtaacatgggggtttgggtaacatgggggtttgggtaacataggggtttgggtaacatggggttttgggtaacatgggggtttgggtaacatgggggtttgggtaacatgggggtttgggtaacatgggggtttgggtaacatggggttctggtaacatggggttttgggtaacatgggggtttgggtaacatggggtttgggtaacatgggggtttgggtaacatgggggtttgggtaacatgggggtttgggtaacatgggggtttgggtaacatgggggtttgggtaacatgggggtttgggtaacatggggtttgggtaacatgggggtttgggtaacatttATCTTATTTattgtctcttagattctttatcttatttagtgtctcttagattctttatcttattttatcttatttagtctcttagattctttatcttatttagtgtctcttagattacGTCGGTtttcttatttagtgtctcttagattctttatcttatttagtgtctcttagattctttatcttgaagtgtttccattattagtccaggtattattataatcatctgttcattctttgtattttgaaacattttttataatattTTTATAATAAAGGATCTTTTTCTCATTTTGGTGGAgataatgatgtgtgtgtgtgtgtgtgtgtgtgtgtgtgtgtgtgtgtataaatgtgtgaatgtgtgtgtgtgtgtgtgtgtataaatgtgtgtgtgtgtgtgtgtgtgtgtgtataaatgtgtgaatgtgtgtgtgtgtgtgtgtgtataaatgtgtgtgtgtataaatgtgtgtgtgtgtgtgtgtgtgtgtgtataaatgtgtgaatgtgtgtgtgtgtgtgtgtgtataaatgtgtgtgtgtataaatgtgtgtgtgtgtgtgtgtgtgtgtgtgtgtataaatgtatgtgtgtgtgtgtgtgtgtgtgtgtgtgtgtgtgtgtgtgtgtgtgtgtgtgtgtgtgtgtgtataaatgtgtgaatgtgtgtgtgtgtgtgtgtgtgtgtataaatgtgtgaatgtgtgtgtgtgtgtgtgtgtgtgtgtgtgtgtgtgtgaatgtgtgtgtgtgtgtgtgtgtgtgtgtgtgtgtgtgtgtgtgtgtgtgtgtgtgaatgtgtgtgaatgtgtgtgtgtgtgtgtgtgtgtgaatgtgtgtgaatgtgtgtgtgtgtgtgtgtgtatgtgtgtgaatgtgtgtgaatgtgtgtgtgtgtgtgaatgtgtgtgaatgtgtgtgtgtgtgtgtgtgtgtgtgtgtgtgtgtgtgtgtgtgtgtgtgtgtgtgtgtgtgtgtgtgtgtgtgggtgtgtgtgtgtgtgtgtgtgtgtgtgtgtgtgtgtgtgtgtgtgtgtgtgtgtgtgtgtgtgtgtgtgtgtgtgtgtgtctccatgctCTGAACAGTCTGTCatgactcacacacagacaacaggAAGTGTCTTCTCTGAAGAAGCAGAATGTTCTCTAACATACCAGCTACTCTCCAATACTCTAACCTGGTATCCTTTCCTTTCTAACCTGCCTTCTTTTCATCCTGGGATAAGTTCCAACACCCTAAACGGGTCTCTTTTCCTTCAGAGGCTGGGTTCCTATAATCTAACATGGCTTCCTTTCCTTCAGAGGCTGGGTTCCTATAGTCTAACCTGGCATAATTTCCCTTCAGAGGCTGGGTTCCTATAGTCTCACCTGGCTTCCTTTCCTTCAGACTTCACTACACAGGTAGTCGAGATGATGGCTTCAAATCATTACAAGCAAACCGTTTGAAGCACACTTATTCAATCTTCCATCATAAAAATGATACCAAATAGTTTATTTAATTTCCGCGTTATCATAAAGTACTTAATCATTGCTAGAGTGTCAAGCGTAGGCTGGACTGGTgtaaacgctacagcatacaatgacattctagaccattctatAGGCCTCTCTGACTaagaacacacagagacctgcATTTTGTAGTGGCTTTAATAACACTTGTGAAAAGTGACTTCAGGTGATTGAGGGATCTAGTCTAGATTAAACGTCATAGGAAGTTTTATCATATGAAGGTTTCATTCAGGTCTCTGTTTAATTAAATCATCTGTTTgtctttgacaggagagagaccagactctccttctgacagcaggaagagtccttcagggaaACCAGACCCCGAGACGTCCAAACCAGCAGGACGACAtcactgttcccagtgtggaaagagttttactcagttagGGAGCCTGAGAACACATAAGAGAATTCACActggggagaagccttaccactgttcccaatgtggaatgacatttacccagttagggagcctgcaaacgcacgagagaatacacactggagagaagccttaccactgttcccaatgtggaatgaagtttacccagttagggagcctgaaaacacataagagaatacacactggagagaagccttaccactgttcccaatgtggaatgacgtttacccagttagggagccTGCAAACGCATGAGAGGGGACACACAGGGGAAAAGCTTTTCCAatgttcccattgtggaaagagttttggccaggtaggaaacctgaacaagcatgagaggacacacacaggtaagAAGATGTAccgctgctcccagtgtggagagAGATTTACCCGGTTAAGGTACCTGAAAGAGCATGAaggaatacatacaaatacacaggaggagaagacataccactgctctcattgtggaaagacattttcccagtcagagaacctgaaaacacatgagagaatcgagaggctgtgttctgacttgtgtttttaactgagaatgtgtgtatttgtttgggCTGTCAGACTTGAGTTCACTTTGTGTGatgttagtgcactatttttaattGTGATTAATCCATTGTCTGAAAGGGTTAAAAACACACTGAAAACATCCAGAATACATCCTATATACAGCTACAATCTACAATGCCATGTAAACACAAGATGACATTGAGGTTAAATAAAGTGTGATTTATCAATGGAACATATTTTGACACGtccactgtgtgtctctgtagagtcataatatccataacaactagaggtcaaacagggagatggttccattcattttccccacagggctgtgttttgtttagactcaccctggtgtgatgttttgataaccatgtaaacctCTCTGGGACAAGGTGACTGAGGACACAGTGTGTTGTCAATTTAttgtcatgtttttaaaatggtataactgcctttattttagctggaccccaggaagagtagctgctgccttggcaggaactaatggggatccataataaaccccaggaagagtagctgctaccttggtaggaactaatggggatccatattaaaccccaggaagagtagctgctgccttggcaggaactaatggggatccataataaaccccaggaagagtagctgctgccttggcaggaactaatggggatccataataaaccccaggaagagtagctgctgccttggcaggaactaatggggatccataataaaccccaggaagagtagctgctgccttggcaggaactaatggggatccataataaaccccaggaagagtagctgctgccttggcaggaactaatggggatccataataaacccccaggaagagtagctgctgccttggcaggaactaatgggaatccatattaaacctcaggaagagtagctgctgccttggcaggaactaatggggatccataataaaccccaggaagagtagctgctgccttggcaggaactaatggggatctataataaaccccaggaagagtagctgctgccttggcaggaactaatggggatccgtaataaaccccaggaagagtagctgctgccttggcaggaactaatggggatccgtaataaaccccaggaagagtagctgctgcctttgcaggaactaatggggatccgtaataaaccccaggaagagtagctgctgccttggcaggaactaatggggatccataataaaccccaggaagagtagctgctgccttggcaggaactaatggggatccataataaaccccaggaagagtagctgctgccttggcaggaactaatggggatccgtaataaaccccaggaagagtagctgctgccttggcaggaactaatggggagccatattaaaccccaggaagagtagctgctgccttggcaggaactaatggggatccataataaatacaaatacttttACCAATATATTcgtctccttttactctctgcttaaaatatgctaattagcatcaaagtagacaacatgcaagactacaaatctcTGCAAGCTCCAGCAATTAATCTCTAGCCGACACCTTTCACAgaacagttcacagaattgtccattgaATAAATGTTGACAATTTAATCATTGCTACATTAAGGCCTGATTtgcggagtgctgcagagatggttgtccttctggaaggttctcccgtctccacagaggaaatctggatttctgtcagagtgaacatcgggttcttgttcacctttAGATTGATTAAGAACAAGTTGATTGACAAGTCATGAAAAATGGAATAAACCACATTTTGGCTGTGATAAAAGATATGcctctggggtcaaaatgatccatgTCAGAACTATggttcaatttatttatttttatttattttattttatttatttatttattttattttacctttatttaaccaggtaggcaagttgagaacaagttctcatttacaattgcgacctggccaagataaagcaaagcagttcgaaagataaaacgacacagagttaaacatggagtaaaaacaaacatacagtcaataatgcagtataaacaagtctatatacaatgtgagcaaatgaggtgagaagggaggtaaaggcaaaaaaggccatgatggcaaagtaaatacaatatagcaagtaaaatactggaatggtagttttgcaatggaagaatgtgcaaagtagaaataaaaaataatggggtgcaaaggagcaaaataaataaataaataaaaatgaaatacagttgggaaagaggtagttgtttgggctaaattataggtgggctatgtacaggtgcagtaatctgtgagctgctctgacagttg
This window harbors:
- the LOC116362210 gene encoding CD5 antigen-like, which codes for MRDESKSRAARSTLQSSLHDSRLYSSVELQLETDMIPAVVLMTLLWSTDLQAQSVSPPAELSVRLVDGTTSCSGTVEVFYRGEWTGLCPGWWSMRETKVVCREMDCGNPVSESRGPLVEDGRRGVTMLRCSGDESSIRQCDIIEEPGDCDYGYYHHVTCSESVRLVDGAGFCSGRVEVKSNQSWASVCEADFDRQDAEVVCRDVGCGAPAALQGWLYGEGEGQTWDKEFQCKGKESLLLDCDTSDRENNTCLPGNAVGLTCSEPDDVRLVGGGSRCAGGVEWYDQGEWRTVGTDDWDQRDVAAVVCRQMGCVSTVSVPPGNTTRGIRVFCYGSESSLRECRRMYDLRPELTVICSDLLVQPDIFLTDPMGGVSRGHQGPEMFRGYNFTITCSTQPQYPGGAFVLTFTGSNRTQTQPAVNHSAAFLFPAADDSHQGNYSCVYDNYVFSHNFSSESELLSLTITASPLPAFIIRHVVVLLILLTAITTIYLYYKPTRRQKRVNRVSSMDLYVNAMEMVSLSSRAEAGPGEERAAQGTE